Proteins from one Syntrophaceae bacterium genomic window:
- a CDS encoding 4Fe-4S binding protein, which translates to MKKWPETWKEYNTGGIIFDVGNARSFKTGPWRSLRPVWDNSKCIKCGVCYLFCPEGCVQEGPDGFFAADLDYCKGCGICAHECWPSAISMIEEGHES; encoded by the coding sequence ATGAAGAAGTGGCCGGAAACATGGAAAGAATATAACACGGGCGGCATTATCTTTGACGTGGGCAATGCCCGGTCCTTCAAGACAGGACCGTGGCGCTCCCTTCGACCCGTGTGGGACAACAGTAAGTGTATCAAATGCGGGGTCTGCTATCTCTTCTGTCCCGAAGGATGTGTCCAGGAGGGACCCGACGGCTTTTTTGCAGCCGACCTGGATTACTGCAAGGGCTGCGGCATCTGCGCCCACGAATGCTGGCCGTCCGCCATCAGCATGATCGAGGAGGGTCACGAGTCATGA
- a CDS encoding pyruvate synthase codes for MLEIRWHGRGGQGAVTSVELLAMAAIDEGKFAQGFPSFGPERRGAPVEAFNRVDTKQIKIRSRIYNPDVSVVLDESQVGPAVVAGLKPSGTLIVNTAKKAGEVRDLLKKKNADFAGKIATVDATGIAWHELGVPITNTTMLGALLKVTNVVKLDALKEPVEHRFGRIAQKNLKALRRAYDEVKLS; via the coding sequence ATGTTGGAAATTCGATGGCATGGAAGGGGGGGCCAGGGAGCGGTGACGTCCGTGGAGCTCCTGGCCATGGCGGCAATCGACGAAGGCAAGTTCGCCCAGGGCTTCCCGAGCTTCGGCCCCGAACGACGAGGGGCGCCGGTGGAGGCGTTCAACCGGGTGGACACAAAGCAGATCAAAATCCGATCCCGCATTTACAATCCAGATGTATCGGTGGTTCTCGACGAGAGCCAGGTCGGTCCGGCCGTTGTAGCCGGTTTGAAGCCGAGCGGGACCCTGATCGTAAATACGGCGAAAAAGGCCGGCGAGGTACGGGACCTCCTGAAGAAAAAGAATGCCGACTTTGCCGGAAAGATCGCCACGGTGGATGCCACGGGGATCGCCTGGCACGAGCTGGGAGTACCCATCACGAACACCACCATGCTGGGAGCGCTCCTGAAGGTGACGAACGTCGTCAAGCTGGATGCCCTCAAGGAACCGGTGGAGCACCGGTTCGGCCGGATCGCCCAGAAGAATCTGAAGGCCCTCCGGCGCGCCTATGATGAGGTCAAGCTCAGCTGA
- a CDS encoding FAD-dependent oxidoreductase, whose translation MKPVAFSSWNGKIIDGRKGQPKGKAGAADIGCPVPKEGQKMSALLGWNGLVVLDKDADIPSLTLAYLKEARKLSCGECSVCMIGIDRVTDLLKDMAAGKADKGALGEIEEIAKGVAKNGKCNFGRATALTPVLDAIKHYKNDFLALAKGGKLEEKACSVAVTAPCMQACPATLDIPGYIELIRNGRFADSLNLIRERCILPGVIGRACTHPCESACVRNDIDEPLAIRLLKRSAADADLQSGGCGLAAPKEEKKQKVAVVGSGPAGLAAAYRLRALGYPVTVFEALPKAGGMAAVGIPDYRLPKDILNHEIDLIRRTGVDVRLNSPVSPLDWADLQKKGYGALYLAVGAHVGTKVGCGGEDVKDGGFIQGAEFLRNLSLGAKVTPLKKVVIIGGGNVALDCARSCIRFGFKDVEILYRRSRKEMPASATEIEEAMEEGVKFTYLVAPANIVRQGGKVTGVECLKMKLGEPDASGRRRPIPVKGSEFVVKTDLIIAATGQKPDTAFLSGKSKVGLTDWGTIKVDEATLQTNVPGVFSGGDCVSGPATLIEALDAGNKAARSIDAYLAGKAVAPELSLKGLDTKAQRDSGFTAKAGAAKAALLNPKERTAVFAEVEAGLSAADAMKEAARCLRCYRLMVWE comes from the coding sequence ATGAAACCGGTTGCATTCAGCAGTTGGAACGGCAAGATCATTGACGGCCGCAAGGGTCAGCCCAAAGGGAAGGCCGGAGCGGCGGACATCGGTTGTCCCGTCCCGAAGGAAGGCCAGAAAATGTCGGCCCTCCTGGGATGGAACGGCCTGGTGGTACTGGACAAGGACGCGGACATTCCCTCCCTGACCCTGGCCTACCTGAAGGAAGCCCGGAAGCTGTCCTGCGGAGAGTGCTCCGTCTGCATGATCGGCATCGACCGGGTGACGGACCTCCTGAAGGACATGGCGGCCGGCAAGGCCGACAAGGGAGCCCTCGGGGAGATCGAGGAGATCGCAAAGGGCGTAGCCAAGAACGGCAAATGCAATTTCGGCCGGGCTACCGCCCTGACGCCGGTACTCGACGCGATCAAACACTATAAGAACGATTTCCTGGCCCTCGCCAAGGGCGGGAAGCTGGAAGAAAAAGCCTGCTCGGTCGCCGTAACGGCTCCCTGCATGCAGGCCTGTCCGGCCACGCTGGACATCCCCGGCTACATCGAGCTGATCCGGAACGGCCGCTTCGCCGACTCCCTCAACCTGATCCGGGAGCGGTGCATCCTGCCCGGGGTCATCGGCCGGGCCTGCACGCATCCCTGCGAGAGCGCCTGCGTCCGGAACGACATCGACGAGCCCCTGGCCATCCGGCTTCTGAAGCGGAGCGCCGCGGATGCGGATCTCCAGTCCGGCGGCTGCGGCCTCGCGGCCCCGAAAGAAGAGAAGAAGCAGAAGGTGGCCGTGGTGGGATCGGGACCCGCGGGCCTGGCGGCGGCTTACCGCCTGCGCGCCCTGGGCTACCCGGTGACGGTGTTCGAGGCCCTGCCCAAGGCCGGCGGCATGGCGGCGGTGGGCATCCCCGATTACCGCCTCCCCAAGGATATCCTCAATCACGAGATCGATCTCATCCGCCGCACCGGGGTGGACGTCCGGCTGAACAGCCCGGTCAGCCCCCTCGACTGGGCGGACCTGCAGAAGAAAGGCTACGGCGCCCTCTACCTGGCCGTCGGCGCCCACGTGGGCACGAAGGTCGGCTGCGGCGGGGAAGACGTAAAGGACGGCGGCTTCATCCAGGGCGCCGAGTTCCTCCGGAACCTGAGCCTGGGCGCAAAAGTAACGCCCCTGAAGAAGGTCGTCATCATCGGCGGCGGCAACGTCGCCCTCGACTGCGCCCGGAGCTGCATCCGCTTCGGATTCAAGGACGTGGAGATCCTCTACCGGCGCTCCCGCAAGGAGATGCCCGCCAGCGCGACGGAGATCGAGGAGGCCATGGAGGAAGGTGTGAAGTTCACCTACCTGGTCGCCCCGGCGAACATCGTCCGGCAGGGCGGCAAGGTAACGGGCGTCGAGTGCCTCAAGATGAAGCTGGGCGAGCCCGACGCGAGCGGCCGGCGGCGCCCGATCCCGGTGAAGGGGTCCGAGTTCGTCGTCAAGACGGACCTGATCATCGCCGCCACGGGCCAGAAGCCCGACACGGCGTTCCTGTCCGGGAAGAGCAAGGTCGGCCTGACCGACTGGGGCACCATCAAGGTAGACGAGGCCACGCTCCAGACGAACGTCCCGGGGGTCTTCTCCGGCGGCGACTGCGTCAGCGGCCCGGCGACCCTGATCGAGGCGCTGGACGCCGGCAACAAGGCGGCCAGGAGCATCGACGCATACCTGGCGGGAAAGGCCGTCGCCCCCGAGCTGTCGCTCAAGGGTCTCGACACGAAGGCCCAGCGGGACAGCGGCTTCACGGCGAAAGCCGGCGCCGCCAAGGCGGCCCTTCTGAACCCGAAGGAGCGCACCGCGGTCTTTGCCGAGGTGGAGGCGGGCCTGTCGGCC
- the porA gene encoding pyruvate ferredoxin oxidoreductase: MTKPVGMEVAVAAAEAVALCNIDVAACYPITPNTHIAEHLADIIADGRIDAEYITVESEHSALSAVMGASGTGARTFTATSSQGLMYMHEILPITPAMRLPVVMGLGNRAVSGPINIWNDHSDIMLQRDSGWMSIFADNGQEAVDMFIQAFKIAEHPDVLMPINVNMDGFQLTHVVEPIVFPTQAQVNKFLPPYKPFASLHPDHPVSMGTLGLPEIYTEAVKARDVVLVNAKKVILEVWKEWEKMFGRKYEPVASYKTAGAEILLLTMGSMGETAEMAVDALRKKGVKVGLLKLKLWRPFPYDEIRKAVRGAKTLVVTDRAVSYGGPGGPVCSEIRAALYDQPNRPEIVNYIIGLGGRDVRVEDFMKMVEGAPKAKKSGDDYQIYGVRE; this comes from the coding sequence ATGACGAAACCCGTTGGAATGGAAGTGGCGGTCGCCGCAGCGGAAGCGGTCGCTCTCTGCAATATCGACGTGGCCGCCTGTTATCCCATCACCCCGAACACGCACATCGCCGAGCACCTGGCCGACATCATCGCGGACGGGAGGATCGATGCGGAGTACATCACCGTCGAGTCGGAGCACTCGGCCCTGAGCGCCGTCATGGGCGCCTCCGGAACGGGAGCCCGGACCTTCACGGCCACCAGTTCCCAGGGCCTGATGTACATGCACGAGATCCTGCCCATCACCCCGGCCATGCGGCTGCCCGTCGTCATGGGCCTCGGCAACCGGGCCGTATCCGGTCCCATCAACATCTGGAACGACCACAGCGACATCATGCTCCAGCGCGATTCCGGATGGATGTCCATCTTCGCCGACAACGGCCAGGAAGCGGTGGACATGTTCATCCAGGCCTTCAAGATCGCCGAGCACCCCGATGTACTGATGCCCATCAACGTCAACATGGACGGTTTCCAGCTCACCCACGTGGTGGAGCCCATCGTCTTCCCCACCCAGGCGCAGGTCAACAAGTTCCTGCCGCCCTACAAGCCCTTCGCCTCCCTGCACCCGGACCATCCGGTGTCCATGGGGACCCTGGGACTTCCCGAGATCTACACGGAGGCCGTGAAGGCCCGGGACGTGGTCCTGGTGAACGCGAAGAAGGTCATCCTCGAGGTGTGGAAGGAGTGGGAGAAGATGTTCGGCCGGAAGTACGAGCCGGTCGCATCCTACAAGACCGCCGGTGCGGAGATCCTGCTCCTGACCATGGGCTCCATGGGCGAGACGGCGGAGATGGCCGTCGATGCCCTGCGCAAGAAGGGCGTGAAGGTCGGGCTCCTGAAGCTGAAGCTCTGGCGGCCCTTCCCCTACGACGAGATCCGCAAGGCCGTCCGGGGGGCGAAGACGCTGGTCGTAACCGACCGGGCCGTGTCCTACGGCGGTCCCGGCGGCCCCGTCTGCTCGGAGATCCGCGCCGCCCTGTACGATCAGCCGAACCGGCCTGAGATCGTCAACTACATCATCGGCCTCGGCGGAAGGGACGTCCGCGTGGAGGACTTCATGAAGATGGTCGAGGGAGCCCCCAAGGCCAAGAAGTCCGGCGATGACTACCAAATCTACGGTGTGAGGGAGTAA
- a CDS encoding pyruvate synthase subunit beta has protein sequence MSTLTVTPNYATGVVSNFDLFAGKLVDREEYFSCGHRACQGCGEALAIRLMCKALGKETVIANATGCMEVISTLYPTTAWKLPWIHVAFPNAAAVGSGVEAGLKVMRRKGRIPDRYVKTVAIGGDGGTVDIGLQALSGAMERGHDMLYVCFDNEAYMNTGIQRSSATPFGASTTTAPAGAASPGNRTWKKNVPEIMVAHNVPYVATACHSYPIDFMNKVKKARAVKGPAYIHCLAVCPTGWRAESKDCIKLGRLAVETGIFPLYEVENGKYRLTVEKPEKLRPVTDYMKMQGRFRHLGKEEIGYFQERVNLEFAKLMNKVECIQSWDELKG, from the coding sequence ATGAGCACCTTGACGGTTACACCCAATTACGCGACGGGAGTGGTTTCGAACTTCGACCTGTTCGCCGGGAAACTGGTGGACCGGGAAGAATATTTCAGCTGCGGCCACCGGGCCTGTCAGGGCTGCGGCGAGGCCCTGGCGATCCGCCTGATGTGCAAGGCCCTCGGGAAGGAAACGGTCATCGCCAACGCCACGGGCTGCATGGAGGTCATCTCAACCCTCTATCCCACCACGGCGTGGAAGCTTCCCTGGATTCACGTGGCCTTCCCCAACGCGGCGGCGGTCGGCTCCGGCGTTGAAGCCGGGCTGAAAGTCATGCGCCGGAAGGGACGGATTCCCGACCGCTACGTGAAAACGGTCGCCATCGGCGGCGACGGCGGGACCGTGGACATCGGTCTCCAGGCCCTCTCGGGCGCCATGGAGCGGGGCCACGACATGCTGTACGTCTGCTTCGACAACGAGGCCTACATGAATACGGGCATCCAGCGCTCCAGCGCGACGCCCTTCGGCGCCTCCACGACGACGGCCCCGGCGGGAGCGGCCAGCCCGGGAAACCGGACATGGAAGAAAAACGTGCCCGAGATCATGGTGGCCCACAATGTTCCCTACGTGGCCACGGCCTGCCACAGTTACCCCATCGACTTCATGAACAAGGTCAAGAAGGCCCGGGCCGTCAAAGGCCCCGCCTACATCCACTGCCTCGCCGTATGCCCCACGGGCTGGCGGGCCGAATCGAAGGACTGCATCAAGCTGGGACGCCTGGCGGTGGAAACGGGAATCTTCCCCCTCTACGAAGTGGAGAACGGGAAGTACCGCCTGACCGTGGAAAAGCCGGAAAAGCTCCGGCCCGTCACGGATTACATGAAGATGCAGGGGCGGTTCCGCCACTTGGGCAAGGAAGAGATCGGCTATTTCCAGGAGCGGGTGAACCTGGAGTTCGCCAAGCTCATGAACAAGGTGGAGTGCATCCAGTCCTGGGACGAACTGAAAGGGTAG